The following coding sequences lie in one uncultured Mailhella sp. genomic window:
- the ilvD gene encoding dihydroxy-acid dehydratase translates to MKLRSANVTQGVERAPNRSLFYAMGYTKEELDRPLVGVVSAYSEIVPGHAHLDKIAEAVKAGVRMAGGTPILIPAIGVCDGIAMGHIGMKYSLASRELIADSVETMAMAHQLDALVLVPNCDKIVPGMLMGALRLNIPSVVCSGGPMMAGVYNGEEVSLSKMFEAVGARKIGLIDDAMLEECETGVCPGCGSCAGMYTANSMNCLCEAVGIALPGNGTIPAVHARRMQLAKHAGMAVMEFLKRDIKPRDIVNEKSLRNALACDMALGCSTNTVLHLLAIAHEAGVAFDLSLFNEVSAQVPNLCHLAPAGPTHMQDLYAAGGIAAVQAELAKGGFLDTSLITATGKTVAENIKGAVIKDTGAVRPLSNPYSPTGGLQILWGNIAPDGCVVKRSAVAPEMLTHSGPARVFDSEDEAIDAIYNGKIHEGDVVVIRYEGPKGGPGMREMLNPTSALAGMKLDTTVALITDGRFSGASRGASIGHVSPEAADGGPIGLIREGDIISIDIPNASINVNVSEEELARRKAAFVPREPNIKSGWLARYARLVSSANTGAVLK, encoded by the coding sequence ATGAAGCTTCGCAGTGCGAATGTCACGCAGGGCGTGGAACGCGCGCCCAACCGCAGTCTTTTCTATGCCATGGGCTACACCAAGGAAGAACTTGATCGTCCGCTCGTGGGCGTCGTCAGCGCCTACAGCGAGATCGTTCCCGGACACGCCCATCTGGACAAGATCGCCGAGGCCGTCAAGGCCGGCGTGCGCATGGCCGGCGGCACTCCCATTCTCATTCCGGCCATCGGCGTGTGCGACGGCATTGCCATGGGACACATCGGCATGAAGTATTCGCTGGCGAGCCGTGAACTCATTGCCGACAGCGTGGAGACCATGGCCATGGCGCATCAGCTGGACGCCCTGGTGCTGGTGCCCAACTGCGACAAGATCGTGCCCGGCATGCTCATGGGCGCGCTGCGTCTGAACATTCCTTCCGTGGTGTGCAGCGGCGGCCCCATGATGGCCGGCGTGTACAACGGCGAGGAAGTGAGTCTCTCCAAAATGTTTGAAGCCGTGGGCGCCCGCAAGATCGGCCTTATCGACGACGCCATGCTTGAAGAGTGCGAAACCGGCGTGTGCCCCGGCTGCGGCAGCTGCGCGGGCATGTACACCGCCAACTCCATGAACTGCCTGTGCGAAGCCGTGGGCATTGCGCTGCCCGGCAACGGCACCATTCCTGCGGTTCACGCCCGCCGCATGCAGCTTGCCAAGCATGCCGGCATGGCCGTGATGGAATTTTTGAAGCGCGACATCAAGCCCCGCGACATCGTGAACGAAAAGTCTCTGCGCAACGCCCTGGCCTGCGACATGGCGCTCGGCTGCAGCACCAACACCGTGCTGCACCTGCTGGCCATTGCCCACGAGGCCGGCGTGGCCTTTGATCTTTCCCTGTTCAACGAAGTGAGCGCGCAGGTGCCGAACCTCTGCCACCTTGCGCCCGCCGGCCCTACCCACATGCAGGATCTGTACGCCGCGGGCGGCATTGCCGCCGTGCAGGCCGAACTCGCCAAGGGCGGCTTCCTCGACACCAGCCTCATCACTGCCACGGGCAAGACCGTTGCGGAGAACATCAAGGGCGCGGTCATCAAGGATACCGGCGCGGTTCGTCCTCTTTCCAATCCTTATAGCCCCACGGGCGGCCTCCAGATTCTCTGGGGCAACATCGCTCCCGACGGCTGCGTGGTGAAGCGCAGCGCCGTGGCTCCTGAAATGCTCACGCACAGCGGCCCCGCCCGCGTGTTCGACAGTGAAGACGAAGCCATCGACGCCATCTACAACGGCAAAATTCACGAAGGCGACGTAGTGGTCATCCGCTACGAAGGCCCCAAGGGCGGCCCGGGCATGCGCGAAATGCTCAATCCCACCAGCGCCCTTGCCGGCATGAAGTTGGACACCACCGTGGCCCTCATCACCGACGGACGCTTCAGCGGCGCGAGCCGCGGCGCTTCCATCGGCCACGTCTCTCCTGAAGCCGCGGACGGCGGTCCCATCGGCCTGATTCGGGAAGGCGACATCATCAGCATCGACATTCCCAACGCCAGCATCAATGTGAACGTGAGCGAAGAAGAGCTCGCCCGCAGAAAGGCGGCGTTTGTGCCCCGCGAACCCAACATCAAGAGCGGCTGGCTTGCCCGTTACGCTCGTCTGGTAAGCAGCGCCAACACCGGCGCCGTGTTGAAATAG
- the cas2e gene encoding type I-E CRISPR-associated endoribonuclease Cas2e: MLVVIANDLPPAVRGRMKLWFIEPRANVFVSGIKDSVAQSVIDYLFKSCPAESGLLIFQRISTPPGYRMFGKGDTRRRLMEISGLQLVLEKDDPII; the protein is encoded by the coding sequence ATGCTCGTCGTTATCGCCAACGATCTGCCCCCGGCCGTGCGCGGTCGAATGAAGCTCTGGTTCATTGAACCGAGAGCCAACGTCTTTGTTTCGGGCATCAAGGATTCCGTGGCGCAAAGCGTTATCGACTATCTGTTCAAAAGCTGTCCGGCGGAAAGCGGACTGCTGATTTTTCAGCGCATCTCCACGCCTCCCGGATACCGCATGTTCGGCAAGGGCGACACCAGACGACGCCTGATGGAAATTTCCGGTCTTCAGCTTGTGCTGGAAAAGGACGATCCTATCATTTGA
- the cas1e gene encoding type I-E CRISPR-associated endonuclease Cas1e has protein sequence MSPSSPSENKPYQRLFIPITRETLPRVSDKYPFLYLERGRLEIDDSSLKWIDAGGNRVRLPVATIAAILLGPGTSVTHEAVKTAAAANCSLCWVGEDSLLFYAAGHAPTANTRNLLRQARLAAHPEHSLSVARALFAKRFPDADLEKKSLQEMMGMEGLRVRSLYEEKARQYNVGWKGRSFTPGKFELSDLTNQILTSANAALYGILCSCVHSLGYSPHLGFIHSGSPLPFIYDLADLYKAELCIDLAFSLTLSLAGSYNKYAVAEAFRKRVLDMKLLERVPEDIESLIGEKHARRYRQRSAPGRARSNEALVH, from the coding sequence ATGTCGCCATCGTCTCCTTCGGAAAACAAACCGTATCAACGTCTGTTCATTCCCATAACGCGGGAAACCCTGCCCCGAGTGTCCGACAAGTATCCCTTCCTTTATCTGGAACGCGGAAGACTCGAAATCGACGACAGCAGCCTGAAATGGATCGACGCCGGGGGAAATCGCGTCCGCCTGCCCGTGGCCACAATCGCCGCCATACTTCTCGGTCCGGGAACCAGCGTCACGCATGAAGCCGTCAAAACCGCGGCCGCCGCCAACTGTTCTCTGTGCTGGGTGGGCGAAGACTCGCTGCTCTTCTACGCCGCAGGCCATGCCCCCACCGCAAACACCCGCAACCTTCTCCGACAGGCACGCCTCGCCGCGCATCCTGAACATTCCCTGTCCGTGGCGCGCGCCCTCTTCGCCAAGCGTTTTCCCGACGCCGATCTGGAAAAGAAATCCCTTCAGGAAATGATGGGCATGGAAGGTCTGCGCGTCCGCAGCCTCTACGAAGAAAAAGCCCGACAGTACAACGTCGGCTGGAAAGGACGTTCGTTCACGCCGGGAAAATTTGAACTGAGCGACCTGACCAATCAGATTCTCACGTCCGCCAACGCCGCGCTCTACGGCATTCTCTGTTCCTGCGTACACAGCCTGGGCTACTCGCCGCATCTGGGCTTCATTCACTCCGGCAGTCCGCTCCCCTTCATCTATGATCTGGCCGACCTCTACAAAGCAGAACTGTGCATTGATCTCGCCTTTTCCCTGACGCTCTCCCTGGCAGGCTCCTACAATAAATACGCCGTCGCCGAAGCATTCCGCAAACGCGTGCTGGACATGAAACTCCTTGAACGCGTGCCGGAAGACATTGAAAGTCTGATAGGAGAAAAACATGCTCGTCGTTATCGCCAACGATCTGCCCCCGGCCGTGCGCGGTCGAATGAAGCTCTGGTTCATTGA
- the cas3 gene encoding CRISPR-associated helicase Cas3' has translation MGQHCENDHHAAAALSPSDCLAKSRMKDGVCLPGRTVEEHCRITGAVAARLCSALSPCALRLFPEHSDLTAAVHDIGKISPYFQAMIHEATHDLQRYPQLLPFAGALHPLGHASVSQAALMETSRAVAEIAGWHHGAPPEACAADDEICGGEPWQAARLALLSRLCAGRTLPARLSREQKTLLKGFTAVADWISSGALFDDPGEDWRPFVAQAVDEAGFRPVTFVPGLSFENIFGFAPNPVQKAMMQIASGPGVYALEAPMGMGKTEAALFAAYRLLAEGKAGGLYFALPTRLTSNRIFERLLPFLRAILAPESRHAATMLLHGASWLYATHNDRGKLASSWFEQSKRGLLAPFGAGTLDQALMSVINVRHSAVRSFGLAGKVVILDEVHSYDAYTGTLIDALIRHLEQIGCTVILLSATLTRSRLADMLGCAKEGNDAYPLITAKCADDASGHVRELTVPEENAPKPQAVHIRLDASDEDAVSEALLRAEQGQQVLWIENSVAEAQNAFRLFAARAAGMGVETGLLHSRFTPSDRERNERRWTELYGKRSEERSLCGRILVGTQVLEQSLDIDADFLVTRLCPSDMLFQRMGRLWRHEQTPRPRGAKREAWTLAPSLHEALSSPASAFGVSGVIYAPYVLARTLEVWSGRTGVLLPADIRPMLEATYADRAEEPSPGMTGVKKDLLRKKESLRMLALSSQSRGQQRPEEVAGTRASEEETCPVLLVRALNDKECLTADEQRVCLDRLPEHRRDVSAALFGNIVRIRRKNNPFTQPVNADKQLRRIFSWYLPVKENYEPLYLGKVRPDDSVEEVASGTVCGRYTSRAGWESALPS, from the coding sequence ATGGGCCAACACTGCGAGAATGACCATCACGCCGCGGCCGCCCTGTCTCCGAGCGACTGTCTGGCCAAAAGCCGCATGAAGGACGGCGTCTGCCTTCCGGGCCGCACGGTGGAGGAGCACTGCCGCATCACGGGAGCCGTGGCGGCGCGCCTTTGCTCCGCGCTTTCGCCCTGCGCGCTCCGCCTTTTTCCCGAGCACAGCGATTTGACGGCGGCGGTACACGACATCGGCAAAATCTCGCCCTACTTTCAGGCCATGATCCACGAGGCCACGCACGATCTGCAGCGCTATCCGCAGCTTCTGCCCTTTGCCGGGGCGCTCCATCCGCTCGGGCACGCGTCCGTGAGTCAGGCGGCGCTCATGGAAACGTCGCGCGCCGTTGCGGAAATTGCCGGATGGCATCACGGCGCGCCGCCGGAAGCCTGCGCGGCCGACGACGAAATCTGCGGCGGCGAACCGTGGCAGGCCGCGCGCCTAGCGCTTCTCTCCCGCCTGTGCGCAGGCCGCACGCTGCCCGCGAGGCTCTCCAGGGAACAGAAAACCCTGCTCAAGGGCTTCACCGCCGTTGCCGACTGGATAAGTTCCGGCGCGCTGTTCGACGACCCCGGCGAAGACTGGCGTCCGTTCGTCGCGCAGGCCGTGGACGAGGCAGGATTTCGCCCCGTGACCTTTGTGCCGGGGCTGAGCTTTGAAAACATTTTCGGCTTTGCGCCCAACCCCGTGCAGAAGGCCATGATGCAGATCGCCTCCGGGCCGGGCGTGTACGCGCTGGAAGCGCCCATGGGCATGGGGAAAACCGAAGCCGCGCTCTTTGCAGCCTATCGCCTGCTAGCCGAAGGCAAAGCGGGCGGCCTGTACTTCGCGCTGCCCACGCGCCTCACGTCCAACCGAATTTTCGAGCGTCTTCTCCCATTCCTTCGCGCCATTCTTGCCCCGGAAAGTCGGCACGCCGCAACCATGCTCCTGCACGGCGCATCCTGGCTCTACGCCACCCACAACGACAGGGGCAAGCTTGCCTCGTCGTGGTTTGAGCAGAGCAAGCGCGGGCTTCTCGCGCCGTTCGGGGCCGGCACGCTGGATCAGGCGCTCATGTCCGTCATCAACGTGCGTCACTCCGCCGTCCGCAGTTTCGGGCTCGCGGGCAAGGTGGTCATTCTCGACGAGGTTCACTCCTACGACGCCTACACCGGCACGCTGATAGACGCGCTGATCAGACACCTCGAACAGATCGGCTGCACGGTCATTCTGCTCAGCGCCACGCTCACGCGCTCGCGCCTTGCCGACATGCTGGGATGCGCCAAAGAAGGCAACGACGCCTATCCGCTCATCACGGCCAAGTGCGCCGACGACGCTTCCGGTCATGTTCGCGAGCTGACCGTGCCCGAAGAAAACGCGCCGAAACCTCAAGCGGTCCATATCCGTCTCGACGCCTCCGACGAAGACGCCGTGAGCGAAGCGCTTCTTCGCGCGGAACAGGGGCAGCAGGTGTTGTGGATAGAAAACAGCGTGGCCGAAGCGCAGAACGCGTTCCGGCTTTTTGCCGCGCGCGCCGCGGGCATGGGCGTGGAAACGGGCCTGCTTCACTCGCGCTTCACGCCCTCGGACAGGGAGCGGAACGAACGGCGCTGGACGGAGCTTTACGGCAAGCGTTCGGAAGAGCGTTCCCTGTGCGGCCGCATTCTTGTGGGCACGCAGGTGCTAGAACAGTCGCTCGACATCGACGCGGATTTTCTTGTGACGCGGCTTTGCCCTTCGGACATGCTCTTTCAGCGCATGGGGCGTCTTTGGCGGCACGAACAGACTCCGCGCCCGCGCGGCGCAAAACGCGAGGCATGGACGCTTGCGCCGTCGCTGCACGAGGCGCTCTCCTCTCCCGCCTCGGCCTTCGGCGTGTCCGGCGTGATTTACGCGCCCTACGTGCTTGCCCGCACGCTGGAAGTGTGGAGCGGCAGAACGGGCGTTCTGCTCCCTGCCGACATCCGCCCCATGCTGGAAGCCACCTACGCGGACAGGGCCGAAGAGCCCTCGCCCGGCATGACCGGCGTCAAAAAAGACCTGCTGCGCAAAAAGGAAAGTCTGCGCATGCTGGCGCTCTCCAGTCAGAGCCGCGGACAGCAACGCCCGGAAGAAGTCGCAGGCACCCGCGCGTCGGAAGAGGAAACCTGCCCCGTGCTGCTCGTGCGTGCGCTGAACGACAAGGAATGCCTGACGGCGGACGAACAGCGGGTGTGTCTCGACCGCCTTCCGGAACATCGCCGGGACGTTTCCGCCGCGCTTTTCGGCAACATCGTGCGCATCCGGCGGAAAAACAATCCGTTCACGCAGCCCGTCAACGCCGACAAGCAGCTTCGTAGAATCTTTTCCTGGTATCTGCCCGTGAAGGAGAACTACGAACCCCTGTATCTAGGCAAAGTCCGCCCCGACGATTCCGTGGAAGAAGTCGCCTCCGGGACGGTCTGCGGCCGCTACACGTCGCGCGCAGGCTGGGAATCTGCCTTGCCAAGCTGA
- a CDS encoding ABC transporter permease, whose protein sequence is MKARAVARVLGKHVVMIVLMMFCLSVLVFCLSRMAPGDPLQSFYGDAVQSMSTGELEAARHRLGLDAPLWVQYEKWLSGVAQGDFGMSLKYKRPALEVAGPLIGNTLILGGAAYALVFALAIGMALICVRYEDSWIDRTLCAAGTVAFYTPAFWLGTMLVLVFSVNLHWLPGSGAYRPGMAGDVADRMRHLVLPLVVMVASHVWYYACMIRNRLLDEVRRDYVLLARSKGLGRRRVLMRHCLRNVLPGIVSLMAISVPHVLSGTYVAETVFNYPGIGLLSVSSAKYHDYNMLMLMVMLAGFLVIVSSILAQAVNEIIDSRMKGAERGGV, encoded by the coding sequence ATGAAAGCGAGAGCCGTGGCCCGCGTATTGGGCAAGCACGTCGTCATGATTGTTCTGATGATGTTCTGTCTGTCCGTGCTGGTGTTCTGCCTGTCGCGCATGGCTCCGGGAGATCCGTTGCAGTCCTTTTACGGCGACGCCGTGCAGTCCATGAGCACCGGGGAGCTTGAGGCCGCAAGGCACAGGCTGGGGCTCGACGCGCCTCTCTGGGTGCAGTATGAAAAGTGGCTTTCCGGCGTGGCGCAGGGAGACTTCGGCATGTCGCTCAAGTACAAGCGTCCGGCGCTGGAAGTGGCCGGGCCGCTCATCGGCAACACGCTGATTCTCGGAGGCGCGGCCTACGCGCTCGTGTTTGCGCTGGCCATAGGCATGGCGCTCATCTGCGTGCGCTACGAGGATTCCTGGATAGACCGTACGCTGTGCGCGGCGGGCACAGTGGCCTTCTACACGCCGGCGTTCTGGCTCGGCACCATGCTGGTGCTGGTGTTCAGCGTGAATCTGCACTGGCTGCCCGGCAGCGGCGCGTACCGCCCCGGCATGGCCGGAGACGTGGCCGACAGAATGCGGCATCTCGTGCTGCCGCTCGTGGTCATGGTGGCCAGTCACGTGTGGTACTACGCCTGCATGATACGCAATCGCCTGCTCGACGAGGTGCGGCGCGACTATGTTCTGCTCGCCCGCTCCAAGGGCCTCGGCAGACGGCGCGTGCTCATGCGTCACTGCCTGCGCAACGTGCTGCCCGGCATTGTGAGCCTCATGGCCATTTCCGTGCCCCACGTGCTGAGCGGAACCTATGTGGCCGAAACCGTGTTCAACTATCCCGGCATCGGTCTGCTTTCCGTGTCGAGCGCCAAGTATCACGACTACAACATGCTCATGCTCATGGTCATGCTCGCCGGGTTCCTGGTCATTGTGAGCAGCATTCTGGCGCAGGCCGTCAACGAAATCATCGACTCCCGCATGAAGGGCGCGGAACGCGGAGGCGTATGA
- a CDS encoding ABC transporter permease, whose translation MKASSFQLVGAHHAESFSDDVRPCRRRRIRAATALAGLLFALIVTACLFSDELARHDPDIFHLGFVDHAPDAEFWFGTDSLGRDIYSIIWRGCRASLAVGLLSTAVIAVLGLGYGCASGMASDVADAAMMRVVELCQSVPRLLSQILLLSLMGTPDILELSLVIGVTGWFALARMVRGEVRQIRGSDYLLAARCMGASFFRILRRHLIPNVMSAVLFMIVSSVSTGMIMEATLSFIGLGLPVDVVSLGSMLALADKALLLNTWWVIVFPGIFLMVILLCLTVLGQAFRRIRERGPSNL comes from the coding sequence ATGAAAGCGTCGTCCTTTCAGCTTGTCGGAGCGCATCATGCCGAATCGTTTTCCGACGACGTCCGCCCCTGCCGGAGGCGTCGGATCCGCGCGGCCACGGCGCTGGCCGGTCTGCTTTTTGCGCTGATCGTGACGGCCTGTCTGTTTTCCGACGAGCTCGCGAGGCATGATCCCGACATTTTTCATCTCGGCTTTGTCGATCATGCGCCGGACGCCGAGTTCTGGTTCGGCACGGATTCGCTCGGGCGGGACATCTATTCCATCATCTGGAGAGGATGCCGCGCATCGCTGGCCGTGGGACTTCTGAGCACGGCGGTCATTGCCGTGCTCGGCCTCGGGTACGGATGCGCGTCCGGCATGGCTTCCGACGTGGCGGACGCCGCCATGATGCGCGTGGTCGAACTGTGTCAGAGCGTGCCCCGTCTGCTTTCGCAGATACTGCTGCTTTCGCTCATGGGCACGCCGGACATCCTTGAACTTTCCCTCGTCATCGGCGTCACCGGCTGGTTCGCTCTGGCCCGCATGGTGCGGGGCGAAGTGCGGCAGATACGGGGCAGCGACTATCTGCTGGCCGCGCGCTGCATGGGCGCGTCGTTTTTCCGGATTCTGCGCAGGCATCTCATTCCCAACGTGATGTCCGCCGTACTGTTCATGATCGTGTCGAGCGTCAGCACGGGCATGATCATGGAAGCCACCCTCAGCTTCATCGGTCTGGGGCTTCCGGTGGACGTGGTGTCTCTCGGCAGCATGCTGGCCCTCGCGGACAAGGCGCTGCTTCTGAACACCTGGTGGGTCATTGTTTTTCCCGGAATTTTTCTCATGGTCATACTGCTGTGCTTGACAGTTCTGGGTCAGGCCTTTCGCCGGATCCGCGAGCGCGGCCCCAGCAACCTTTGA
- a CDS encoding ABC transporter substrate-binding protein, which translates to MNLKWLAACFLACLMVVPAGAAELDNDTLMYAGENESTINPLLNNHQELPTIIFSGLMKYDAHGRPVPDLAESMSVEGTTYTFRLRPGVLWHDGRPFTVEDVLYTYEALTKDKTLTSSVTSNYEDIASVTAPDEHTVVFTLSRPNAAMPDNFTIGILPKHLFAGRDINTAPANYAPVGTGRYRFVSWDAAGGYIVLERNENYYGKVPNIRRVIYKTVAVESTKALMLQSGEADVAWLNARYADRFRGREGFRNVDFQTANYRSCSMDFRSDFWQRNADSIAVLNYALDKPAIVKSVLAGHGSPAYSPIQKNRFGGNPAADMYPYDMKKFAAEMEKLGWKKGDDGIYERNGEKFSFTIQVRDYEEERVDIANVVSHQLRQAGVDMKIALVTRFDWTAGYDGFLAGFAAEFDPDAVFKDFVTGASDNTMHYSNAEVDRLLREGRGTLDQDKRRSIYGAFEVEYAKHPGHLFVAYLDGNYVTVEGLRGLDVSRVLGHHAAGVMWNIEDWTLERQPGV; encoded by the coding sequence ATGAACCTGAAATGGCTTGCCGCATGCTTTCTTGCGTGCCTGATGGTCGTTCCCGCAGGCGCGGCCGAACTCGACAACGACACGCTCATGTATGCGGGCGAAAACGAGAGCACCATCAATCCGCTGCTGAACAATCATCAGGAGCTGCCCACCATCATTTTTTCCGGGCTCATGAAGTACGACGCCCACGGTCGTCCCGTGCCGGATCTTGCTGAGAGCATGTCCGTGGAGGGCACGACGTACACGTTCAGGCTTCGCCCGGGCGTGCTCTGGCACGACGGCAGGCCGTTCACCGTTGAGGACGTGCTCTACACCTACGAGGCACTCACCAAAGACAAGACGCTGACTTCCTCCGTCACCAGCAACTACGAGGACATTGCCTCCGTCACGGCTCCCGACGAGCATACCGTGGTGTTCACGCTTTCCCGTCCCAACGCGGCCATGCCGGACAACTTCACCATCGGCATACTTCCGAAGCATCTGTTTGCCGGGCGGGACATCAACACGGCTCCGGCCAACTATGCGCCCGTGGGCACGGGCCGTTACCGCTTCGTGAGCTGGGACGCCGCAGGCGGCTACATCGTGCTGGAGCGCAACGAGAACTATTACGGCAAGGTGCCGAACATTCGGCGCGTCATTTACAAGACCGTGGCCGTGGAGAGCACCAAGGCGCTCATGCTGCAGTCCGGCGAGGCGGACGTGGCGTGGCTGAACGCCCGCTATGCCGACCGTTTCCGCGGCCGGGAAGGCTTCCGCAACGTGGACTTCCAGACGGCGAACTATCGTTCCTGCTCCATGGATTTTCGTTCCGACTTCTGGCAGCGCAACGCCGATTCCATCGCCGTGCTGAACTACGCGCTCGACAAGCCCGCCATCGTGAAGAGCGTGCTTGCCGGTCATGGTTCGCCTGCGTACAGCCCCATTCAGAAGAACCGTTTCGGCGGCAATCCCGCGGCCGACATGTATCCTTATGATATGAAGAAGTTTGCGGCCGAAATGGAGAAACTCGGATGGAAGAAGGGCGACGACGGCATATACGAGCGCAACGGCGAGAAGTTTTCCTTCACCATTCAGGTTCGGGACTACGAAGAGGAGCGCGTGGACATCGCCAACGTGGTGTCGCATCAGCTCAGGCAGGCAGGCGTGGACATGAAGATTGCGCTGGTCACGCGCTTTGACTGGACTGCCGGATATGACGGCTTTCTTGCCGGTTTTGCCGCCGAATTCGACCCCGACGCCGTGTTCAAGGACTTTGTGACCGGCGCGAGCGACAACACCATGCACTATTCCAACGCCGAAGTGGACCGTCTGCTTCGCGAGGGCCGCGGGACGCTGGACCAGGACAAGCGCAGGAGCATTTACGGCGCGTTTGAAGTGGAGTACGCGAAGCATCCGGGGCATCTGTTCGTCGCCTATCTGGACGGCAACTACGTGACGGTGGAAGGACTGCGTGGCCTGGATGTTTCGCGGGTGCTCGGGCATCATGCGGCGGGCGTCATGTGGAATATTGAGGACTGGACGCTGGAGCGCCAGCCCGGCGTTTGA
- a CDS encoding ABC transporter ATP-binding protein has translation MTGAGQRMNSETSKEPVLQIENLEVDFDTPSGTLHAVRGVSLALHPGEILAVVGESGCGKSVLCRAVMKLLPERARLRGRILAAGEDICAYSERQMQRLRGEFFSMMFQDPMTSLNPAMPVGRQITEALRRRGVSGSEADCRAVELLRLVGIDRPEQRMKLQPYCFSGGMRQRCVLAVALALDPLVLFADEPTTALDVTVQAHILDLLREVSASRGTAIVLITHDLSVVARVADRVAIMYAGKIVETGSAEDIFYDPRHPYTWGLLQALPSRARRGERLRGIPGMPPDMTHLPRGDAFAERNEYALDIDYEEMPPFFPVSAGHSAATWLLDPRAPRVACPVRGRGR, from the coding sequence ATGACAGGTGCGGGTCAGAGGATGAACAGCGAAACATCGAAGGAACCGGTTCTTCAGATAGAGAATCTGGAAGTGGATTTCGACACGCCGTCGGGCACGCTGCATGCGGTGCGGGGAGTTTCTCTCGCGCTGCACCCGGGCGAGATTCTGGCCGTGGTGGGGGAATCGGGCTGCGGCAAGTCCGTGCTCTGCCGGGCGGTCATGAAGCTGCTGCCGGAGCGGGCGCGCCTTCGCGGTCGCATTCTGGCGGCTGGCGAAGACATCTGCGCGTATTCCGAGCGGCAGATGCAGCGCTTGCGGGGCGAGTTCTTTTCCATGATGTTTCAGGATCCCATGACGTCGCTGAATCCCGCCATGCCGGTGGGGCGTCAGATCACGGAGGCGCTGCGCCGTCGCGGGGTATCCGGGAGCGAGGCCGATTGCAGAGCCGTGGAGCTGTTGCGTCTTGTGGGCATAGATCGCCCGGAACAGCGCATGAAGCTGCAGCCGTACTGCTTTTCCGGAGGCATGCGTCAGCGCTGCGTGCTGGCCGTGGCGCTGGCACTGGATCCGCTCGTGCTGTTTGCCGACGAGCCGACCACGGCGCTCGACGTCACCGTGCAGGCGCATATTCTTGATTTGCTCCGTGAGGTCAGCGCGAGCAGGGGCACGGCCATCGTGCTCATCACGCACGATTTGAGCGTGGTGGCGCGCGTGGCCGACAGGGTGGCCATCATGTACGCGGGGAAAATTGTGGAAACGGGAAGCGCGGAGGACATTTTTTATGATCCCCGGCATCCCTACACCTGGGGACTTCTGCAGGCGCTGCCTTCAAGGGCGCGGCGGGGCGAGCGTCTTCGCGGCATTCCCGGCATGCCGCCGGACATGACGCATCTTCCCCGCGGCGACGCCTTTGCCGAACGCAACGAATACGCCCTCGACATCGACTACGAAGAAATGCCGCCGTTCTTCCCCGTGTCTGCGGGGCACAGCGCAGCCACCTGGCTTCTTGATCCGCGGGCGCCGCGCGTGGCGTGTCCCGTGCGCGGAAGGGGGCGTTGA
- a CDS encoding ATP-binding cassette domain-containing protein, protein MPSPLLEIRDCCRNFVVDRSLTVEAVRHFSLTLRPGEIYGLVGESGCGKSTLARTIIGVYPVSSGEIWFQGLKISDRSVLRRHRREVRRGMQMIFQDSSAALNPVMSVEEILAEPLEVWGLLPRGKERREVLERLLHRVGMDASALCRQPAELSGGQRQRVAIARAVAVHPELVIADEPVASLDVSMQAQIVTLFQQLQQEQGFSFLYISHDLAMVRYLCDRVGVMRAGRLVEEAETDELFAHPCHAYTRVLLSAMPEPDPRYERARTILSYDEEELGTTFEEVSPGHRVLR, encoded by the coding sequence ATGCCTAGCCCCCTTCTGGAGATTCGCGACTGCTGCCGGAATTTCGTTGTGGATCGCTCCCTCACTGTGGAGGCGGTGCGTCATTTTTCGCTGACGCTGCGTCCGGGAGAGATCTACGGCCTTGTGGGAGAATCGGGCTGCGGCAAGTCCACGCTGGCGCGCACCATCATAGGCGTCTATCCGGTCAGCTCGGGAGAAATATGGTTTCAGGGCCTGAAAATTTCGGATCGCAGCGTGCTTCGGCGGCATCGGCGCGAGGTGCGACGGGGCATGCAGATGATTTTTCAGGATTCCTCGGCGGCGCTGAATCCGGTGATGAGCGTGGAGGAAATTCTTGCGGAGCCTCTGGAAGTCTGGGGGCTTCTGCCGCGCGGCAAAGAGCGCCGGGAGGTTCTGGAACGTCTTTTGCATCGCGTGGGAATGGACGCCTCGGCGCTGTGCCGTCAGCCTGCCGAGCTTTCCGGCGGTCAGCGTCAGCGCGTGGCCATAGCCCGGGCAGTGGCCGTGCATCCGGAACTTGTGATTGCCGATGAGCCCGTGGCCTCGCTGGACGTGTCCATGCAGGCGCAGATAGTGACGCTTTTTCAGCAGCTTCAGCAGGAGCAGGGCTTTTCCTTCCTGTACATTTCGCACGATCTGGCCATGGTGCGGTATCTGTGCGACCGCGTGGGCGTCATGCGCGCAGGACGTCTTGTGGAAGAGGCGGAGACCGACGAGCTGTTTGCGCACCCCTGCCATGCCTATACCCGCGTGCTGCTTTCCGCCATGCCGGAGCCTGACCCCCGGTATGAGCGAGCGCGGACCATTCTTTCCTATGACGAAGAAGAGCTCGGAACGACGTTTGAAGAAGTGTCGCCCGGGCATCGGGTGCTGCGCTGA